The genomic DNA TTTACCAACATACTTACCCCACTCATGAGCTTGCATAATCCAAGTACCATTTTGTTGGTCTGGTTTACAGTCTTTACCAGGCGCAAAGCTTTTATCGGCAACGTTCGCACTTGACATACAAACGGGTTCTTGCGAATGACCACCAACAATAATATCAAGTGTACCCTTTGGGAGGTTACGTGCCATCGTTACATCTCCAGGCGCGTTGATACCGAAGTTAGCGTCTACATAATGGCCCATGTGAGTTACAGCAATCGTAATATCTGGCTGATATTGGGCTTTGAGTGTCGGCGCTAAATTTGCTGTTACTTGAGTTGGATCTTTAAAATCAAGGCCGCCAATGTACTGCGGGTTCCCTATTTTTGCTGTGTCAGTCGTTGTTAAACCAATTACCGCAATTTTAAGTCCATTTTTGTCAAATATTTTGTAGCCTTGATAGCGCGCCTTGCCTGTTTCTTTATCTATAATATTGGCAGATAAAAACGGAAAGTTTGACCACTTTTGCTGCTGATCAAGTACAGAGAGCGGATTATCGAACTCATGATTACCAATTGCCATTGCATCATAGCCGATGAGTGACATACCTTTGAAATCAGGTTCTGCATGTTGAAGATCCGATTCTGGAATACCTGTGTTGATGTCACCACCCGAAAGTAATAAAACAGCATGGCCTTGAGCTTTTGCTTCAGCTCTTAGCTGGTCTATCAGAGTTTTACGGGCTGCCATACCATACTCACCTTGTTCGTTATGCCAAAAACGACCGTGATTATCATTAGTATGTAGAAGAGTAAAGTACTGAGAATTGGTATCTTTTTCTTGGAAGGTGCTGCAAGCGGTTAGTGAAAACAGCAGCGACGATAAAATAATAAAACGCATAATTGTTTGCCATATTAAAGCAGTAGGTTAATTATGCGCTTAGTTTAAACGACTTAGGTTTAAATTAAATGACTTTTAATAATTTTTATTGTCATTTTCAAAATTTAACTCACCTGTCGCGGCTAATTGACGCCGTTGAAGCTCTTGCTCAGCATAGTGTGATTTTTGATGATTATTACCTACCATCCAGTTTAAAAAACTGGCCGGTAATTTATTGTAAGGCTCACCTTGGTGTAAGCCAAAATCGCAAATAGCGCTTTCTTTATTCGCCATGGTTAATTCCTATGTGTTCATTGTTGTCGTGTGAATACTAACAAACTCAGCTAATTTGATAAGACGATTTGGCTTTAATTTATCAAGTTTTTATAACATTAATGAATATACGGTGTGAACAATTGTAATTAATATGTAATCAACTTGATTTGTTTTGTGTAACAAGTTTTCCCTCTATTCAATAGCAGTTAGTTTTTATTTAACCTCATCATCTCAAAATAAAAACTATCAGGAAGAGACAATGAAA from Pseudoalteromonas sp. N1230-9 includes the following:
- the ushA gene encoding bifunctional UDP-sugar hydrolase/5'-nucleotidase UshA, producing MRFIILSSLLFSLTACSTFQEKDTNSQYFTLLHTNDNHGRFWHNEQGEYGMAARKTLIDQLRAEAKAQGHAVLLLSGGDINTGIPESDLQHAEPDFKGMSLIGYDAMAIGNHEFDNPLSVLDQQQKWSNFPFLSANIIDKETGKARYQGYKIFDKNGLKIAVIGLTTTDTAKIGNPQYIGGLDFKDPTQVTANLAPTLKAQYQPDITIAVTHMGHYVDANFGINAPGDVTMARNLPKGTLDIIVGGHSQEPVCMSSANVADKSFAPGKDCKPDQQNGTWIMQAHEWGKYVGKAEFKLENGQLTLLNYELIPVNLYTTNKQGNKQLAGDYIEPDKTVHDVLAVYQKKGAAQIAGKIGSVDAKLEGDRSKARYEQVNLARVIIAAQMQSVGADFGLISGGGIRDSIQAGDVSYKDILKVHPFKNRITYIDITGKELFDYLSVVTSFPPDSGAYLQYHKLSFSRQDGQLNDVKINGKALDMDKIYRMSINSYNASGGDGYPTLTNRQGFVSTDDTDAQALKRFFEENSPLTAADYAPE